DNA sequence from the Candidatus Fluviicola riflensis genome:
TTCTATGTGTTGGTAAAATTGTGGGGGCCCGATTAATCGCGCCCCCACAATTTCTACCCTGAACACATTTCGCATCCTTCCGGATCATCCAATGAACAGGCGATTGCCGCTTGTTGCTCTTCGATGGTTACTGCGTCCTGCTCAGCCGGTAATTCGGCAACGGCTTTATCAACTGTAAATTTGATGGCATCCGTAGCTGCTTTCGTACGCAGGTAATACATTCCGGTTTTTAATCCTTTTTTCCAGCCGTAGAAGTGCATTGATGTCAATTTACCGAAGTTGGCATTTTCCATGAAAATGTTCAACGACTGTGACTGGCAAATGTATGCTCCACGATCAGCAGCCATTTCGATGATCGATTTTTGAGAAATCTCCCAGGCTGTTTTGTATAAATCTTTGATGTATTGAGGAATCTCGTTGATGTTTTGTACCGACCCGTTCGATGCCATCAGTTTCTGACGCATTTCTTTGGTCCACAAACCTTCTCTTACCAAATCCTTCAATAAATGTTTGTTTACGATGATGAATTCACCTGACAATACACGACGTGTGTAAATGTTGGATGTGTACGGCTCAAAGCATTCGTTGTTTCCTAAGATCTGAGCTGTTGAAGCTGTTGGCATTGGCGCCAGCAACAATGAGTTGCGTACACCGTGCGTTTTCACTTCTTCTTTCAATACATCCCATTCCCAGCGTGAACTTGGTGTAACGCCCCACATATCGAATTGGAAAATACCTTGTGATACCGGTGAACCTGCATACGTTTCGTACGGGCCTTCTGCTTTCGCCAAATCTTTCGACGCAGTCATGGCAGCATAATAGATCGTTTCGAAAATCTCGCGGTTCAACGCACGTGCTTCTTCCGATTCAAACGGATAACGTAACATGATGAATGCATCTGCCAAACCTTGTACGCCTAATCCGATCGGACGGTGACGCATGTTTGATTTACGCGCTTCTTCTACCGGGTAGAAGTTTCCGTCGATGATCCGGTTCAGGTTGATCGTTGCCTGGTAGGTTACTTCGAATAATTTATCATGATCGAATCCGCCGTCTTCTGTTACATATTTCGGCAATGCTAATGAAGCAAGATTACAAACTGCTACTTCATCCGGAGCAGTGTATTCCATGATCTCGGTACACAAGTTCGACGACTTGATGGTACCCAGGTTTTTCTGGTTCGACTTATTGTTTGCTGCATCTTTGTACAACATATAAGGCGTTCCGGTTTCAATTTGTGATTCCAATACTTTGAACCACAAATCCTGTGCTTTTACTGTTTTACGGCCTTTTCCTTCTTTTTCGTATTGTGTGTACAATGCTTCGAATTCAGCTCCATATGTAT
Encoded proteins:
- a CDS encoding ribonucleoside-diphosphate reductase subunit alpha is translated as MYVIKRDGRKEAVKFDKITARIIKMCYGLDPLVSPEAVAMKVIEGIYDGVSTTDLDNLAAEVAAAKTIDHPDYALLASRIAVSNLHKETKKSFSDVMEDMYKYIDPKTGQRASLLADDVYEVIMNNRDLLDSSIIYDRDFRYDYFGFKTLTRSYLLKMNGEIAERPQQMLMRVSVGIHKDDLAQAIKTYHLMSEGWFTHATPTLFNAGTPKPQMSSCFLLTMKDDSIEGIYDTLKSCAQISQSAGGIGLAIHNIRATGSYIKGTNGTSNGIVPMLRVFNDTARYVDQGGGKRKGSFAMYMEPWHADVFDFLDLKKNFGKEEQRARDLFYALWIPDLFMQRVEDNGDWTLMCPHECPGLSDTYGAEFEALYTQYEKEGKGRKTVKAQDLWFKVLESQIETGTPYMLYKDAANNKSNQKNLGTIKSSNLCTEIMEYTAPDEVAVCNLASLALPKYVTEDGGFDHDKLFEVTYQATINLNRIIDGNFYPVEEARKSNMRHRPIGLGVQGLADAFIMLRYPFESEEARALNREIFETIYYAAMTASKDLAKAEGPYETYAGSPVSQGIFQFDMWGVTPSSRWEWDVLKEEVKTHGVRNSLLLAPMPTASTAQILGNNECFEPYTSNIYTRRVLSGEFIIVNKHLLKDLVREGLWTKEMRQKLMASNGSVQNINEIPQYIKDLYKTAWEISQKSIIEMAADRGAYICQSQSLNIFMENANFGKLTSMHFYGWKKGLKTGMYYLRTKAATDAIKFTVDKAVAELPAEQDAVTIEEQQAAIACSLDDPEGCEMCSG